One part of the Bradyrhizobium sp. CB1650 genome encodes these proteins:
- a CDS encoding amino acid--[acyl-carrier-protein] ligase, with the protein MNIAILPNSPETAPQIADPLDHLTDTLFHRMGSDGVYARTALYEDVVERLAALITRHREAGTEVMRFPPVMSRAQLEKSGYLKSFPNLLGCVCGLHGTEREINAAVSRFDAGGDWTTSLSPADLVLSPAACYPVYPIAASRGQLPKGGLRFDVAADCFRREPSRHLDRLQSFRMREYVCIGTPEDVADFRERWMVRAQAIARDLGLTFRVDYASDPFFGRVGQMKAVSQKQQQLKFELLIPLRSEEQPTACMSFNYHREHFGTTWGIEDANGEPAHTGCVAFGMDRLAVAMFHTHGTDLSAWPAKVRDILGMQPQVPVDAHGEGWR; encoded by the coding sequence ATGAACATTGCCATTCTCCCCAACTCGCCCGAGACCGCGCCGCAAATTGCCGATCCACTCGATCATCTCACGGACACCCTGTTCCACCGCATGGGCTCGGACGGCGTCTACGCCCGCACTGCGCTCTACGAGGACGTCGTCGAACGGCTCGCCGCGCTGATCACGCGGCACCGCGAGGCGGGCACCGAGGTGATGCGCTTTCCGCCGGTGATGAGCCGCGCGCAACTCGAGAAGTCGGGCTATCTCAAGAGCTTTCCGAACCTGCTCGGCTGCGTCTGCGGCCTGCACGGCACCGAGCGCGAGATCAACGCCGCGGTGAGCCGCTTCGATGCCGGCGGCGACTGGACCACCTCGCTGTCCCCGGCCGATCTCGTGCTGTCGCCCGCCGCCTGCTATCCCGTTTACCCGATCGCGGCGAGCCGCGGGCAGCTCCCGAAGGGCGGCCTGCGCTTCGACGTCGCCGCCGACTGCTTCCGCCGCGAGCCGTCGCGCCATCTCGACCGGCTCCAATCGTTCCGGATGCGCGAATATGTCTGCATTGGCACGCCTGAGGACGTCGCCGACTTCCGCGAGCGCTGGATGGTGCGTGCGCAGGCCATCGCCCGCGATCTCGGCCTCACCTTCCGCGTCGACTATGCCAGCGATCCCTTCTTCGGCCGCGTCGGCCAGATGAAGGCGGTGAGCCAGAAGCAGCAGCAGCTCAAGTTCGAGCTCCTGATTCCGCTGCGTTCGGAAGAGCAGCCGACCGCCTGCATGAGCTTCAACTATCACCGCGAGCACTTCGGCACGACCTGGGGCATTGAGGACGCCAATGGCGAGCCCGCCCACACCGGCTGCGTCGCCTTCGGCATGGACCGGCTCGCAGTCGCCATGTTCCACACCCACGGCACCGATCTCTCCGCCTGGCCCGCCAAGGTGCGGGACATCCTGGGTATGCAGCCGCAGGTTCCGGTCGACGCCCATGGCGAGGGCTGGCGCTGA
- a CDS encoding acyl-CoA acyltransferase → MIHTKVRCREITESDVEAIADLLTRGFVGRSRNYWIQGLRRQAFRPVPEGYPRFGYMLDDDGAPVGVLLLIYTKRKNGEATAIQCNLSSWYVEPAYRNYAPLLTKIAQRHKDVTYLNISPAVWTWPIIETQGFRAYCRGLFFSLPALSRAPRWSKIEVISPHIKQIDGLSEAETELLTRHARYNCLSLVCRTPQGTFPFILQPVRIRRGFIAPPAMQLIYCRSAAEYAACAGRIGRLLLRLGKISVIVDSNGPIPGLVGIYTERRGRKYFKGPQRPLLADLTDTELVLYGP, encoded by the coding sequence GTGATCCACACCAAGGTCCGATGCCGCGAGATCACTGAGTCCGACGTCGAGGCGATCGCGGACCTGCTGACGCGCGGCTTCGTCGGCCGCTCGCGCAACTATTGGATCCAGGGCCTGCGACGGCAAGCTTTCCGGCCCGTGCCGGAGGGCTATCCGCGCTTCGGCTACATGCTCGATGATGACGGCGCACCCGTCGGGGTGCTGCTGCTGATCTACACGAAGCGAAAGAACGGCGAAGCGACTGCAATCCAGTGCAACCTGTCGAGCTGGTATGTCGAGCCGGCGTACCGCAACTATGCGCCTCTGCTCACCAAGATCGCGCAACGGCACAAGGACGTCACCTATCTCAACATCAGCCCAGCGGTGTGGACCTGGCCGATCATCGAGACGCAGGGCTTTCGCGCCTATTGCCGCGGCCTGTTCTTCTCGTTGCCGGCGCTGTCACGCGCCCCGCGCTGGAGCAAGATCGAGGTGATCTCGCCCCACATCAAGCAGATCGATGGGCTCTCCGAAGCCGAGACCGAACTGTTGACGCGGCATGCGCGCTACAACTGCCTCAGCCTGGTCTGCCGCACCCCGCAGGGCACCTTCCCGTTCATCCTGCAACCGGTCCGCATCCGCCGCGGCTTCATCGCGCCGCCGGCGATGCAGCTCATCTATTGCCGCAGCGCCGCCGAATACGCCGCTTGCGCAGGCCGCATCGGCCGGCTTCTGCTGCGGCTCGGCAAGATCTCGGTGATCGTCGATTCCAACGGCCCGATTCCGGGTCTCGTCGGCATCTACACCGAGCGGCGCGGCCGCAAATACTTCAAGGGCCCGCAGCGGCCGCTCCTCGCCGATCTCACGGACACGGAGCTCGTGCTGTACGGGCCGTGA
- a CDS encoding class I SAM-dependent methyltransferase, whose product MSDRSTHWENVYATKGETEVSWFQDRPAISLEMIRAANPDHAAAIIDIGGGASRLVDCLLREGYRRLAVLDLSAHALDAAKRRIGDGAAVIDWIVADVTTWQPAKTYDVWHDRAAFHFLTDPHDRADYVERLRAAVAPGGQVIIATFAPDGPEKCSGLPVQRHDSASLAVELGPEFELVETRRETHHTPWHSTQAFQFSRFRRRG is encoded by the coding sequence ATGTCTGACCGCAGCACGCATTGGGAGAACGTCTACGCCACCAAGGGCGAGACCGAGGTGAGCTGGTTCCAGGATCGCCCCGCGATCTCGCTCGAGATGATCCGGGCGGCCAATCCGGATCATGCGGCCGCCATCATCGATATCGGCGGTGGTGCATCGCGGTTGGTCGACTGTCTCTTGCGCGAGGGATATCGCAGGCTGGCCGTGCTGGATCTCTCGGCTCACGCGCTCGACGCGGCCAAGCGCCGAATCGGCGACGGTGCCGCAGTTATCGACTGGATCGTTGCGGACGTGACGACGTGGCAGCCGGCGAAAACCTACGACGTCTGGCACGATCGCGCGGCGTTTCACTTCCTGACCGATCCGCACGACAGGGCGGACTATGTCGAACGGCTGCGTGCAGCCGTCGCGCCCGGCGGCCAGGTCATCATCGCCACCTTTGCGCCCGACGGTCCGGAGAAATGCAGTGGCCTGCCCGTGCAGCGGCACGACAGCGCGAGTCTGGCGGTGGAGCTCGGGCCCGAATTCGAACTCGTCGAGACACGGCGCGAGACCCACCACACGCCGTGGCATTCGACGCAGGCGTTCCAGTTCAGCCGGTTCCGGCGGCGGGGTTAG
- a CDS encoding branched-chain amino acid aminotransferase codes for MAEIRKPIEYSPSWTFFEGKWHDGNVPIMGPRTHGAWLGSVVFDGARAFEGVAPDLDRHVARANQSAINFGLKPVVDTDTWLALARDGLARFAPNAELYIRPMYWAQNGSGGGVLFDPETTNWCLCIYEAPMPKPVGNAITLSPFRRPTAECAPVEAKAACLYPNNSRALAEAASRGFHNALMLDMLGNVAEFGNSNVFMAKDGVVYTPVPNGTFLNGITRQRVISLLRADGVDVVEKTLRYSDFVTADEIFSTGNFAKVAPVIRIDDRELKPGPFYTKARQLYWDFAHAVKLAA; via the coding sequence ATGGCCGAGATCAGGAAGCCCATCGAGTATTCGCCGAGCTGGACCTTCTTCGAGGGCAAATGGCACGACGGCAACGTGCCGATCATGGGCCCGCGCACGCACGGCGCCTGGCTCGGCTCGGTCGTATTCGACGGTGCGCGCGCGTTCGAAGGCGTCGCGCCCGACCTCGACCGCCACGTCGCCCGCGCCAATCAATCTGCGATCAATTTCGGCCTGAAGCCGGTAGTCGATACCGACACCTGGCTCGCGCTCGCGCGCGATGGGCTGGCGCGGTTTGCGCCGAATGCCGAGCTCTACATCCGCCCGATGTACTGGGCGCAGAACGGTTCCGGCGGTGGGGTCTTGTTCGACCCCGAAACCACCAACTGGTGCCTGTGCATCTACGAGGCGCCGATGCCGAAACCGGTCGGCAACGCCATCACGCTGTCGCCGTTCCGCAGACCCACTGCGGAATGCGCCCCGGTCGAGGCGAAGGCCGCCTGCCTTTATCCGAACAATTCGCGGGCGCTTGCCGAAGCCGCCTCGCGCGGCTTCCACAACGCGCTGATGCTCGACATGCTCGGCAACGTCGCGGAGTTCGGCAATTCCAACGTGTTCATGGCCAAGGACGGCGTGGTCTATACGCCGGTGCCGAACGGCACGTTCCTGAACGGCATCACGCGCCAGCGCGTCATCAGCCTGCTCCGCGCCGACGGCGTCGACGTGGTCGAGAAGACGCTGCGCTATTCCGATTTCGTCACCGCCGACGAGATCTTCTCCACCGGAAATTTCGCCAAAGTCGCCCCCGTCATCCGCATCGACGACCGCGAGCTGAAGCCGGGCCCGTTCTACACCAAGGCGCGCCAGCTCTATTGGGACTTTGCGCATGCGGTGAAGCTGGCGGCTTGA
- a CDS encoding alpha/beta hydrolase: protein MPLDPLAKRLLTMMAAASQQLQSRPSAEARRQSLAKLMQFARAEAPDVTTADGTLPGPGGNLPYRLYTPASAGEREPGFVFFHGGGLVAGSILTHDRIAAALAHATGCRLVSVEYRLAPEHKFPAAVDDAIAATEWVAREAPSIGIDAERLVVGGDSAGATLAAIVCQEALQNAGLSIVAQCLICPVLDFEETSPSREAFAEGHLIDRVTIEADLADYLPDGIDTADPRISPLRATRLAGLAPAIIHTAEFDPMRDEGNAYARKLLAAGVTVEHVCHDGMVHNFHALGAILPQAQLVLSQIGEQVRRAVGG, encoded by the coding sequence ATGCCGCTCGATCCGCTCGCAAAGCGTTTGTTGACCATGATGGCTGCGGCCTCGCAGCAGCTGCAGAGCCGGCCGAGTGCAGAGGCGCGACGGCAGTCGCTGGCGAAGCTGATGCAGTTTGCGCGCGCCGAGGCGCCGGATGTGACGACGGCCGACGGTACGCTGCCCGGTCCAGGCGGTAACCTCCCCTACCGGCTCTATACGCCCGCGAGCGCAGGCGAGCGCGAGCCAGGCTTTGTGTTCTTTCATGGCGGCGGCCTGGTCGCCGGCAGCATCCTAACGCACGACCGCATTGCGGCAGCGCTTGCGCACGCGACCGGCTGCCGGCTGGTCTCGGTCGAGTACCGGCTTGCTCCCGAACATAAATTCCCCGCAGCCGTCGACGACGCGATCGCAGCGACCGAATGGGTCGCGCGGGAAGCGCCTTCGATCGGCATCGATGCCGAACGGCTCGTGGTCGGCGGCGATTCCGCCGGCGCTACGCTTGCGGCGATCGTCTGTCAGGAGGCGTTGCAGAACGCCGGCCTCTCGATCGTTGCGCAATGCCTGATCTGCCCGGTGCTGGATTTCGAGGAGACCTCGCCCTCGCGCGAGGCGTTTGCCGAGGGACACCTGATCGACCGCGTTACGATCGAAGCCGATCTCGCCGACTATCTGCCGGACGGCATCGACACCGCCGATCCCCGCATCTCGCCGCTACGCGCGACGCGGCTCGCCGGCCTCGCTCCAGCGATCATCCACACCGCCGAGTTCGATCCGATGCGCGACGAAGGCAATGCCTATGCACGCAAGCTGCTCGCCGCAGGCGTCACGGTCGAGCATGTCTGCCACGACGGCATGGTCCACAACTTCCACGCCCTGGGCGCAATCCTGCCCCAGGCGCAGCTCGTGCTGTCGCAGATCGGCGAGCAGGTGCGACGGGCGGTTGGCGGATGA
- a CDS encoding O-acetylhomoserine aminocarboxypropyltransferase/cysteine synthase: MRNETIAIHAGYEPEATTHAVAVPIYQTAAYAFDSADHGAALFNLEAEGFRYSRIANPTSAVLEKRISQLEGGVGALAVATGQAALHFAFVNVADHGGNIVSVPQLYGTTHTLLSHILPRQGIQGRFAESDKPDAIERLIDENTRAVFAETIGNPAGNVCDIEALARIAHAHGVPLIVDNTVATPILLKPFDYGADIAVHSLTKFLGGHGTTLGGAIVDSGNFPWAKYADRFPAYNKPDASYHGLVYAERFGRTAYIERARSVYQRTMGSVLSPFNAFLLILGIETVALRMERHVENARKVAEFLRGDPRVAWVNYAGSPDSPYYPLVQKYLNGNASSLFTFGIKGGMEAGKAFYDALQLITRLVNIGDAKSLACHPASTTHRQMSAEQQRIAGVLPETIRLSIGIEHSADIIEDIDQALEKACPSARLQAAE; encoded by the coding sequence ATGCGCAACGAGACGATCGCTATTCACGCCGGCTACGAACCCGAAGCCACCACGCACGCAGTCGCCGTGCCGATCTACCAGACCGCAGCCTACGCCTTCGACAGCGCCGATCATGGCGCAGCGCTCTTCAATCTCGAAGCAGAAGGCTTTCGCTACAGCCGCATCGCCAATCCGACCAGCGCGGTTCTCGAGAAGCGCATCAGCCAGCTCGAAGGCGGCGTTGGTGCACTCGCGGTTGCGACCGGCCAGGCCGCCCTGCATTTCGCTTTCGTCAACGTCGCCGATCATGGCGGCAACATCGTTTCCGTCCCGCAGCTCTACGGCACCACGCACACGCTGCTCTCCCACATCCTGCCGCGTCAGGGCATTCAGGGCCGCTTCGCCGAGAGCGACAAGCCAGATGCGATCGAAAGGCTGATCGACGAGAACACCCGCGCGGTGTTCGCCGAAACGATCGGCAATCCCGCCGGCAATGTCTGCGACATCGAGGCGCTCGCCAGGATCGCGCATGCGCATGGCGTACCGCTGATCGTCGACAACACGGTGGCGACCCCAATCCTGCTCAAGCCGTTCGACTACGGCGCCGACATCGCCGTGCATTCGCTGACCAAGTTTTTGGGTGGCCATGGCACGACGCTCGGCGGCGCCATCGTCGATTCCGGAAATTTCCCGTGGGCCAAGTACGCCGACCGCTTCCCCGCCTACAACAAGCCGGACGCTTCCTATCATGGTCTCGTCTATGCCGAGCGTTTCGGCCGGACCGCCTATATCGAGCGCGCGCGCAGCGTCTATCAGCGCACCATGGGCTCGGTGCTGTCGCCGTTCAATGCGTTCCTGCTGATCCTGGGCATCGAGACGGTAGCGCTGCGGATGGAGCGCCATGTCGAGAACGCGCGCAAGGTGGCCGAATTCCTGCGCGGCGATCCGCGCGTTGCCTGGGTCAACTACGCGGGTTCCCCCGATAGCCCCTATTATCCGCTGGTGCAAAAATATCTGAATGGCAACGCCTCGTCGCTGTTCACCTTCGGCATCAAGGGCGGCATGGAAGCCGGCAAGGCCTTCTACGATGCGCTGCAGCTCATCACGCGCCTCGTCAATATCGGCGACGCCAAGTCGCTCGCCTGCCATCCGGCCTCGACCACGCATCGGCAGATGTCGGCCGAGCAGCAGCGTATCGCCGGCGTGCTGCCGGAGACGATCCGCCTCTCGATCGGCATCGAGCACTCCGCCGACATCATCGAGGACATCGACCAGGCGCTGGAAAAGGCCTGCCCGTCGGCGCGCCTTCAAGCCGCGGAGTAG
- a CDS encoding homoserine O-succinyltransferase: MSILIEKDQGVPSPALVPAQEDIAHDRGGAELTIGLVNNMPDPALKATERQFMKLLQAAAGPRRIRFHCFSLPSMKRSPEAKWHVESEYSDLADLKRQSFDGLIVTGAEPVAPELDQEPYWRDLTELIDWAKVNTRSTIWSCLAAHAAVLHLDRIGRRRLPAKCHGIFDCEPITRDALTGAAPAPLKVSHSRLNEVAESDLARAGYQVLTRSREAGVDIFVRQYASRFVFFQGHPEYDALSLQREYLRDIGRYLARDREDYPAVPVSYFDAATEEKLARFEKRARQQRHPALAGELPALTLRTDIAAGSAAATLFGNWLSYLAADTEAGLLAR, translated from the coding sequence ATGAGCATCTTGATCGAAAAGGATCAGGGTGTGCCGAGCCCGGCGCTGGTGCCGGCGCAGGAGGATATCGCACACGATCGCGGCGGCGCCGAGCTCACGATCGGACTGGTCAACAACATGCCCGACCCGGCGCTGAAAGCGACCGAGCGGCAGTTCATGAAGCTGCTCCAGGCTGCAGCCGGCCCGCGCCGAATCCGCTTCCACTGCTTCTCGCTGCCGTCGATGAAGCGCTCACCGGAAGCCAAGTGGCATGTCGAGAGCGAATATTCGGATCTGGCCGATCTCAAGCGTCAGAGCTTCGACGGGCTGATCGTGACCGGCGCCGAGCCGGTCGCACCCGAACTAGACCAGGAGCCCTACTGGCGCGATCTCACCGAGCTGATCGACTGGGCCAAGGTGAACACCCGCTCGACGATCTGGTCGTGCCTGGCCGCGCATGCGGCGGTGCTGCACCTCGATCGTATCGGGCGTCGGCGCCTGCCGGCCAAATGTCACGGCATCTTCGACTGTGAACCGATTACGAGAGATGCGCTGACGGGCGCAGCGCCCGCGCCGCTCAAGGTTTCGCATTCGCGCCTCAACGAAGTCGCCGAGAGCGACCTCGCCCGAGCCGGCTATCAGGTGCTGACGCGCTCGCGCGAGGCCGGCGTCGACATCTTCGTCCGGCAGTATGCCAGCCGTTTCGTGTTCTTCCAGGGCCATCCCGAATATGACGCGCTGTCGCTTCAGCGCGAATATCTGCGCGACATCGGCCGCTACCTCGCGCGCGACCGCGAAGACTATCCGGCCGTGCCCGTGAGCTATTTCGACGCAGCGACCGAGGAGAAACTTGCGCGATTCGAGAAGAGGGCACGACAGCAGCGCCACCCGGCGCTGGCCGGCGAGCTGCCCGCGCTGACTTTGCGCACCGACATCGCGGCCGGAAGCGCCGCAGCGACCTTGTTCGGGAATTGGCTGAGCTATCTTGCCGCGGATACGGAAGCTGGGCTGCTGGCGCGCTAG
- a CDS encoding polysaccharide deacetylase family protein: protein MWSAVNGRVSNRLARHFRAAPHRLTTHAPMVSFTFDDAPDSAAGLGASLLEDQGGRGTFYLAGNLIDRPSDHWHALSNEAIVRLHKAGHEIACHTYSHLRAIDLDEDAMAREIEQNRRYFMGVDPSIRLENFAYPYGLASIWRKPQLAKNFRSARGILPGVNRDLIDLQFLRASPLVDCETDTDDIDRYFDEAIDSGGWLIFYGHDVVDQPSPYGCTPALLRHALKAAQTRGMPIVTVAEALRRIGA from the coding sequence GTGTGGTCGGCAGTCAACGGACGCGTGAGCAATCGGCTGGCCCGGCATTTTCGCGCGGCGCCGCACCGGCTGACGACCCATGCTCCGATGGTCAGCTTCACCTTCGATGACGCGCCCGACAGTGCCGCTGGCCTCGGCGCATCACTCCTGGAAGATCAGGGCGGGCGCGGCACGTTCTACCTCGCCGGCAACCTGATCGACCGGCCGTCGGACCACTGGCACGCGCTGTCGAACGAGGCCATCGTACGGCTGCACAAGGCCGGACACGAGATCGCCTGCCACACCTACTCGCACCTGCGTGCGATCGATCTCGACGAGGACGCCATGGCGCGCGAGATCGAGCAGAACCGCCGCTACTTCATGGGCGTCGACCCTTCGATCAGGCTGGAGAATTTCGCCTATCCGTATGGGCTAGCCTCGATCTGGCGCAAGCCGCAGCTTGCGAAAAACTTCCGCTCCGCGCGCGGCATTCTTCCCGGCGTCAACCGCGATTTGATCGACCTTCAGTTCCTGCGTGCCTCGCCCCTGGTCGATTGCGAGACCGACACGGACGACATCGACCGCTACTTCGACGAGGCGATCGACAGCGGCGGCTGGCTGATATTCTACGGCCACGACGTCGTCGACCAGCCGAGCCCCTATGGCTGCACGCCGGCGCTGCTGCGCCACGCCTTGAAGGCGGCGCAGACGCGCGGCATGCCGATCGTGACGGTGGCCGAGGCCCTGCGCCGGATCGGCGCCTAA
- the bla gene encoding class A beta-lactamase — MTLDRRSVLASLCWMAAAPALAADAPPELVSYERESGGRIGVHAENLATGAKLAWRADERFVMCSTFKASLAACVLARVDRGEEQLGAMIRYGQADLLEYAPVARQNLSAGAMSIADMCKAIVELSDNTCANLLLARIGGPAALTAFWRTLGDATSRLDHNEPELNRSPPGDPHDTTTPAAMARSLRRLVLGESLSPASRARLTDWMLNCKTGANRLRGGLPASWKIGDKTGNNGKDASGDIAVVWPSPDKPILVAAYTQGGTPTAAQIEAAFAHIGRMVVERLA, encoded by the coding sequence ATGACCCTCGATCGTCGTTCCGTGCTGGCCTCACTGTGCTGGATGGCCGCTGCCCCCGCGCTTGCCGCGGACGCGCCGCCTGAGCTCGTCAGCTATGAACGCGAGAGCGGCGGACGGATCGGCGTCCATGCCGAGAACCTCGCCACCGGTGCAAAGCTCGCCTGGCGTGCCGACGAGCGCTTCGTCATGTGTTCGACGTTCAAGGCTTCGCTCGCGGCCTGCGTGCTGGCACGGGTCGATCGCGGCGAGGAGCAGCTCGGCGCGATGATCCGCTACGGCCAGGCCGACCTGTTGGAATACGCACCGGTCGCCAGGCAAAATCTCTCAGCCGGCGCGATGTCGATTGCCGACATGTGCAAGGCGATCGTCGAACTCAGCGACAACACCTGCGCCAATCTGCTGCTGGCGAGGATCGGCGGCCCCGCCGCCCTGACCGCATTCTGGCGCACGCTCGGCGATGCCACGTCACGGCTCGACCACAACGAGCCCGAGCTCAACCGCTCGCCGCCCGGCGATCCCCATGACACCACGACGCCTGCCGCGATGGCGCGCAGTCTGCGCCGGCTGGTGCTGGGCGAAAGCCTTTCCCCGGCATCGCGCGCCCGACTCACCGACTGGATGCTCAATTGCAAGACCGGCGCCAATCGGCTGCGGGGCGGGCTGCCCGCAAGCTGGAAGATCGGCGACAAGACCGGGAACAACGGCAAGGATGCATCGGGCGACATCGCGGTGGTCTGGCCGAGCCCCGACAAGCCGATCCTGGTCGCGGCCTACACCCAGGGCGGCACGCCCACGGCGGCGCAGATCGAGGCGGCGTTCGCGCACATCGGACGGATGGTCGTCGAACGATTGGCCTGA
- a CDS encoding Na+/H+ antiporter, protein MEAQFQTFLILLAVLAGTAVVARRFNVAPAILLMLAGVGLAFVPGMPPVELPPELVLLMVLPPLIYSASVAMSWREFKRNLRPIVLLAVGAVIFTAAMVATATHYLIGLPWTIGFLLGAIVAPPDVVAPLAIARRLHMPRRILVVLEGEGLANDATALILYRFALAAITVGHLSLPVAAGEFSLIVGGEIAFGIGVGWLSLRARKWAHDPQVELTLSLITPYVAFWLPEHVGGSGVIATVACGLYVSWNGPLLISSATRLQGIFFWDLVIYLIEGLLFLLTGFQMRALYEKSKAFPFDDIMIATAVVVAIVVIARFAWLYPATYLPRILSPSLRARDPSPPWQWVFTLAFTGVRGAVSLAAALALPFTLPGGDAFPFRDLILFVAFGVIFITLVGIGLGLPAVVRWLGVADAGLSEHIAEHEAEIAARRQALEAALQSLDALTAAKEVSEEVMRLLRARHEIRVNQLPDSLDPAHHDVSAAGTALTRELIVAERKFIHDLLRDGQITDETRRRIERDLDLEEASLANREYRGAPL, encoded by the coding sequence ATCGAGGCGCAATTTCAGACCTTTCTCATCCTGCTCGCCGTGTTGGCGGGCACTGCGGTGGTTGCACGTCGCTTCAACGTCGCGCCCGCCATTCTCCTGATGCTGGCCGGCGTCGGCCTCGCCTTCGTTCCCGGCATGCCGCCGGTCGAGCTGCCGCCGGAACTGGTGCTTTTGATGGTGCTGCCGCCGCTGATCTATTCGGCGAGCGTGGCGATGAGCTGGCGCGAGTTCAAAAGGAATCTACGCCCGATCGTGCTGCTCGCGGTCGGTGCGGTGATCTTCACTGCGGCGATGGTGGCGACTGCCACCCACTACCTGATCGGCCTGCCCTGGACCATCGGCTTCCTGTTGGGGGCAATCGTCGCGCCGCCCGACGTGGTGGCGCCGCTCGCGATCGCCCGCCGGCTGCACATGCCGCGCCGGATCCTGGTCGTGCTCGAGGGCGAAGGGCTCGCCAACGACGCCACCGCTCTGATCCTCTACCGCTTTGCGCTCGCCGCGATCACGGTCGGCCATCTTTCGCTCCCGGTGGCGGCCGGCGAGTTTTCCCTCATCGTCGGCGGCGAGATCGCCTTCGGCATCGGCGTCGGCTGGCTTTCCTTGCGCGCCCGCAAATGGGCTCACGATCCGCAGGTCGAGCTCACGCTGTCGCTGATCACGCCCTACGTCGCCTTCTGGCTGCCCGAGCATGTCGGCGGCTCCGGCGTGATCGCCACGGTGGCCTGCGGGCTCTATGTGAGCTGGAACGGTCCGCTGCTGATCTCCTCGGCGACGCGGCTGCAGGGCATCTTCTTCTGGGACCTCGTGATCTACCTGATCGAGGGCCTTCTGTTCCTGCTCACCGGCTTCCAGATGCGCGCGCTGTACGAAAAGTCGAAGGCATTCCCGTTCGACGACATCATGATCGCGACCGCCGTCGTCGTGGCGATCGTCGTCATCGCGCGCTTTGCCTGGCTCTATCCGGCGACCTATCTGCCGCGGATCCTCAGCCCGTCGCTGCGTGCGCGCGATCCGTCGCCGCCCTGGCAATGGGTGTTCACCCTCGCCTTCACCGGCGTGCGCGGTGCGGTATCGCTCGCCGCCGCGCTGGCGCTGCCGTTCACGCTGCCGGGCGGCGACGCCTTCCCGTTTCGTGACCTGATCCTGTTCGTCGCCTTCGGCGTCATCTTCATCACGCTGGTCGGCATCGGCCTCGGCCTGCCTGCGGTGGTGCGATGGCTCGGCGTCGCCGATGCCGGCCTCAGCGAGCATATCGCCGAGCACGAGGCCGAGATTGCCGCGCGGCGCCAGGCGCTGGAAGCCGCCTTGCAATCGCTGGACGCGCTGACCGCGGCGAAGGAAGTCTCGGAGGAAGTGATGCGCCTTTTGCGCGCACGCCACGAAATCCGCGTCAACCAGCTTCCGGACTCGCTCGACCCCGCCCACCACGACGTGTCCGCCGCCGGCACCGCACTGACCCGCGAGCTGATCGTCGCCGAGCGCAAATTCATCCACGACCTCCTGCGCGACGGCCAGATCACCGATGAGACGCGACGCCGGATCGAGCGCGACCTCGACCTGGAAGAGGCGAGCCTTGCGAACAGGGAGTATCGCGGGGCGCCGCTGTAG
- a CDS encoding N-acetylmuramoyl-L-alanine amidase: protein MSSRDIVAAIVALLVALTFPPTDHGDAAPVRKFTRARPKAPAPEKCEPRRFRIILDVGHTPESFGATSARNDTEFGFNLHLTKLVGERLKSEGFAATRVLVTEGKARSSLFKRVAAANHAHADLVLSIHHDSVPDKLLEEWEFEGARSWFSDRFSGHSLFVSERNPRFGASLAFARLLGKELKNRGLRYASQYTLPVMGRYRRQLLDKDVGVYRYDALVVLAQTRSAAVLLEAGSIINRDEEMAMNSPERQELIVAAVTAAVGEFCERR from the coding sequence TTGTCGTCGCGGGACATCGTCGCAGCCATCGTCGCCCTGCTCGTCGCGCTGACGTTTCCGCCGACCGACCACGGGGACGCCGCGCCGGTCCGGAAGTTCACGAGAGCCAGGCCAAAAGCGCCGGCGCCGGAGAAATGCGAACCACGCAGATTCCGGATCATCCTGGATGTCGGGCATACCCCCGAATCGTTCGGTGCGACCAGCGCGCGCAACGATACCGAATTCGGCTTCAACCTCCATTTGACGAAGCTGGTCGGTGAAAGACTGAAGTCGGAGGGCTTTGCCGCGACCCGGGTCCTTGTGACGGAGGGCAAGGCAAGGTCGAGCCTGTTCAAGCGGGTCGCTGCGGCCAATCATGCGCATGCCGATCTCGTCCTGTCGATTCATCACGACTCGGTACCGGACAAGCTGCTCGAAGAGTGGGAGTTCGAAGGCGCCAGGAGCTGGTTCAGCGATCGATTCAGCGGCCATTCACTGTTCGTGTCCGAGCGCAATCCGAGGTTCGGTGCGAGCCTGGCGTTCGCCCGGCTTCTGGGCAAGGAGCTGAAGAACCGCGGTCTGCGATATGCCAGCCAGTACACCCTGCCGGTGATGGGACGTTACCGCCGCCAGTTGCTCGACAAGGATGTCGGCGTCTACCGCTATGACGCACTCGTCGTGCTTGCCCAGACCCGAAGCGCCGCGGTGCTGCTCGAGGCCGGCTCCATCATCAACCGCGACGAGGAGATGGCGATGAATTCGCCGGAACGGCAAGAGCTGATCGTTGCCGCCGTGACGGCGGCGGTGGGGGAGTTCTGCGAGAGGCGGTAG